The following proteins are co-located in the Halocatena salina genome:
- a CDS encoding acyl-CoA dehydrogenase family protein — translation MAFDLSDEQQAVRDVVREFGENEIRPVARDHDESGSYPYELVERAAKYDLISPTIPEEYGGAGMDLLSAVLVTEELWRADPGIGSAIGSRGFGSSMIRAYGDEAMKSEWLEKIASGESASCSCISEPAHGSNVAGIETRAEKDGDEWVIDGNKMWITNGTVADVAVVMAKTDPGSGHRGITAFLVPTDTDGFEATKIDNKLGIRASDLAEITLTNVRVPADNVIGEIDEGFYQLMDFFAGGRTNVAAQALGAAQAALDESIAYANEREQGGQPIKEYQAISHKIAEMATNVEAARSLTYRAASHVMDGEKRKATKYASMAKLFASEHAVDVADEAIQVHGGAGYVTDHPVERFYRDARITKIYEGTSEIQKNIISDSIL, via the coding sequence ATGGCGTTCGATCTGTCCGACGAACAGCAGGCAGTCCGTGATGTCGTCCGGGAGTTCGGTGAAAACGAGATCCGACCGGTAGCACGAGACCACGACGAGTCGGGGAGCTACCCGTACGAACTCGTCGAACGAGCGGCCAAGTACGATCTGATCTCACCCACTATTCCGGAGGAGTACGGTGGGGCGGGGATGGATCTGCTCAGTGCTGTGCTCGTTACTGAGGAGTTGTGGCGCGCCGATCCCGGTATCGGGAGCGCTATCGGCTCGCGGGGATTCGGGAGCAGCATGATTCGGGCCTACGGTGACGAGGCGATGAAATCGGAGTGGCTGGAGAAGATCGCTTCCGGTGAGTCCGCGAGTTGTTCGTGTATCTCAGAACCGGCCCACGGTTCGAACGTCGCCGGGATCGAGACGCGCGCCGAGAAAGACGGTGACGAATGGGTGATCGACGGTAACAAGATGTGGATCACCAACGGCACCGTTGCTGACGTTGCGGTCGTGATGGCGAAAACCGACCCCGGCAGTGGCCACCGCGGGATCACGGCGTTTCTCGTGCCGACAGACACCGATGGCTTCGAGGCGACGAAGATCGACAACAAACTCGGTATTCGGGCCTCGGATCTCGCTGAGATCACACTCACGAACGTTCGAGTACCGGCGGACAACGTCATCGGCGAGATCGACGAGGGGTTTTACCAGCTGATGGACTTCTTCGCCGGCGGCCGGACGAACGTGGCTGCCCAAGCACTGGGCGCTGCCCAAGCTGCGCTCGATGAGTCGATCGCCTACGCAAACGAGCGTGAGCAAGGCGGTCAGCCGATCAAAGAGTATCAAGCCATCTCACACAAGATCGCAGAGATGGCGACGAACGTCGAAGCCGCCCGTTCGCTCACCTACCGCGCTGCGAGCCACGTCATGGACGGTGAGAAGCGGAAGGCGACGAAGTACGCCAGTATGGCGAAGCTGTTCGCGAGCGAGCACGCAGTCGACGTTGCAGACGAGGCGATCCAGGTTCACGGCGGGGCTGGCTACGTAACCGACCATCCCGTTGAGCGGTTCTACCGCGATGCCCGGATCACGAAGATCTACGAAGGAACGAGCGAGATCCAAAAAAACATCATCTCCGATTCGATCCTCTGA
- a CDS encoding long-chain-fatty-acid--CoA ligase has product MTNLVSDVISTVDTHAEQTALWYEGQDISYRAFWSQVRRFAGALRGRGIEPSDRVAIYLPNLPQYVVGFFGTLHAGGIVVPMNPQYKAREIEHLLADSEARVVLTLADLVPYVTQVKDETDVEHVVSVGDSDAAESFAAFLDSADDVSAPVERADDDVAVQPYTSGTTGTPKGVLLTHRNLAWDARAVSELMDGGVRSDDRFLGALPLFHIYGMTVTMLSTLFEGGSYYPLPEWDAQRALSLIERQQLTVMHGVPAMFNDLINQENATEADLSSLRFVNSGGSSLPIEVLERFEELYDAELYEGYGLTETSPVTHANQPGSRRPGSIGQPLDGVEAKIVDGAGEKLPPVERGPVEDDADLDSVTGELLVHGPNVMEGYADLPAANEGAFTERDGKRWFHTGDIGYYDEDGFFYVVDREKHMINTAGYNVYPREVEELLFEHPAVADAAVVGVPDERRGETVVAFVAPGGDVTPEEIKQYCLDTLAEYKHPRTVEFVEELPRTTTGKVQKFELRDSADQ; this is encoded by the coding sequence GTGACAAACCTGGTCAGTGATGTGATTTCCACCGTCGACACCCACGCCGAACAGACGGCGCTCTGGTATGAGGGCCAAGACATCAGTTATCGAGCGTTCTGGTCGCAGGTTCGTCGATTCGCTGGCGCACTCAGGGGACGGGGCATCGAACCGAGCGATCGGGTAGCGATCTACCTTCCGAACCTTCCCCAGTACGTTGTCGGCTTTTTCGGAACGCTGCACGCTGGCGGTATCGTTGTGCCGATGAATCCCCAGTACAAGGCCCGCGAGATCGAGCACTTGCTGGCTGACAGCGAGGCGCGGGTCGTCCTCACGCTCGCTGATCTCGTGCCGTACGTCACTCAAGTAAAAGACGAGACGGACGTCGAACACGTCGTGAGCGTCGGCGACAGCGACGCGGCGGAGTCGTTTGCTGCGTTCCTCGATTCAGCGGACGACGTTTCGGCTCCCGTCGAGCGAGCCGACGACGATGTGGCAGTCCAACCGTACACGAGCGGAACGACCGGCACGCCCAAGGGTGTGTTGCTCACCCACCGGAATCTCGCGTGGGACGCGCGCGCGGTCTCGGAACTGATGGATGGCGGTGTTCGTTCCGACGATCGGTTCCTAGGAGCGTTGCCGCTGTTTCACATCTACGGGATGACGGTCACGATGCTCTCGACGCTGTTCGAAGGCGGATCGTACTACCCGCTCCCCGAGTGGGACGCACAACGGGCGTTGTCGCTGATCGAGCGCCAACAGCTGACGGTGATGCACGGCGTTCCGGCGATGTTCAACGATCTCATCAACCAGGAGAACGCCACCGAGGCTGATCTGTCCTCCCTGCGATTCGTGAACTCCGGAGGGAGCAGCCTTCCGATCGAGGTGTTAGAGCGGTTCGAGGAGCTGTATGACGCTGAACTGTACGAAGGGTACGGTCTCACCGAAACGAGTCCCGTTACTCACGCGAACCAGCCCGGTAGCAGACGTCCCGGAAGCATCGGTCAACCGCTCGACGGTGTGGAGGCGAAAATCGTTGATGGTGCGGGTGAGAAACTGCCGCCCGTCGAGCGCGGTCCCGTCGAGGACGACGCTGATCTCGATTCCGTGACAGGAGAGCTTCTCGTTCACGGGCCGAACGTCATGGAAGGGTACGCCGACCTGCCGGCGGCCAACGAAGGGGCGTTCACCGAACGTGATGGGAAGCGGTGGTTCCACACGGGTGACATCGGATACTACGACGAGGATGGATTTTTCTACGTCGTGGATCGGGAGAAACACATGATCAACACGGCCGGGTACAACGTGTATCCACGGGAGGTTGAAGAACTCCTCTTCGAACATCCTGCGGTCGCCGATGCCGCCGTGGTTGGGGTTCCTGACGAGCGCCGGGGTGAAACCGTTGTGGCCTTCGTCGCTCCGGGTGGGGACGTGACGCCCGAGGAGATCAAACAGTACTGTCTCGACACGCTGGCGGAGTACAAACATCCCCGGACAGTCGAGTTCGTTGAGGAACTGCCGCGAACCACTACCGGAAAGGTACAGAAGTTCGAGCTGCGCGACAGCGCTGATCAGTAA
- a CDS encoding IclR family transcriptional regulator → MDTDDTPKTLTSVEKTFSIVEALWKLDGAGVTELADHLDLSKSTTHAHLATLAQNGFVVSEDGQYELGLRFVNFGEYVKRSQPLYAVTRPVVEEVAEKTGERVFCMVEQHGLATALCIAAGDRSVQTDIRVGTHSYMHCSSSGKAILAHLPHSRIEEILDRWGLKRFTENTITDRERLYDELSDGRDRGYFFNREEYRTGVTAIGVPIVDGGDVRGAISLSGPAMRLEGDWHERELPNRLLSAANAIEVDLSFH, encoded by the coding sequence ATGGACACCGACGACACACCGAAAACGCTCACATCCGTCGAAAAGACGTTTTCGATCGTCGAAGCGCTGTGGAAACTCGACGGAGCAGGCGTCACTGAACTAGCCGACCATCTGGACTTATCAAAAAGTACGACGCACGCTCATTTGGCGACGCTGGCGCAAAACGGGTTCGTCGTCTCTGAAGACGGACAGTACGAACTCGGTCTTCGGTTCGTGAACTTCGGCGAGTACGTCAAACGATCGCAACCGCTGTACGCGGTGACACGGCCCGTCGTCGAGGAGGTAGCAGAAAAAACTGGGGAACGGGTGTTCTGTATGGTCGAACAACACGGACTTGCGACGGCACTCTGTATCGCCGCAGGTGACCGTTCGGTACAGACGGACATCAGAGTCGGAACGCACTCCTACATGCACTGTTCGTCGTCAGGGAAGGCGATCCTCGCCCACTTACCTCACTCGCGCATCGAGGAGATCCTCGATCGGTGGGGACTAAAGCGGTTCACGGAGAACACGATCACGGATCGAGAACGCCTGTACGACGAGCTTAGCGACGGTCGTGATCGAGGGTACTTCTTCAATCGAGAGGAGTATCGAACGGGTGTTACTGCGATCGGCGTTCCGATCGTCGACGGCGGAGATGTACGCGGCGCGATCTCACTGTCGGGTCCGGCGATGCGTCTCGAAGGCGACTGGCATGAGCGAGAACTACCGAATCGACTGCTGTCGGCTGCCAACGCGATCGAAGTCGATTTATCGTTCCATTAA
- a CDS encoding alpha/beta hydrolase, translating to MRTMTIDNTPVKAEAPDPEIEAILDVMDEQDVPPIPALTPRAARDQFEAMNEFTESESVHHTQDIEIEGPDEPITIRLYKPTPADDLPVFVFLHGGGFVLGGLDSHDNVCAALANRTEALVLSVDYRLAPEHPFPAAVKDSYAALEWAERYASDLGGDPERLAVGGDSAGGNLTASLTLLANDRDGPEIDRQLLIYPAVGTTPVGSRPASYEENAEGYFLEADEMEWFQRSYVQDSIHARNEYAAPLLARDLSGLPPASVITAGFDPLRDEGIEYARRLAEDGVEVTHRNYETMIHGFLSMTGVVSKADDCLDELADDLADTFEQ from the coding sequence ATGCGCACGATGACGATCGACAATACGCCGGTGAAAGCCGAGGCGCCGGATCCGGAGATCGAAGCGATCTTGGACGTGATGGACGAACAAGACGTGCCCCCGATTCCGGCTCTCACACCGCGGGCAGCCCGGGACCAGTTCGAGGCAATGAACGAGTTCACCGAAAGCGAATCGGTCCATCACACACAGGATATCGAGATCGAGGGACCGGACGAACCGATCACGATCCGACTGTACAAGCCGACTCCGGCGGACGACCTCCCGGTTTTCGTCTTTCTACACGGTGGGGGATTCGTGTTGGGTGGTCTCGACAGCCACGACAACGTATGTGCCGCGCTCGCCAACCGAACGGAGGCACTCGTTCTCAGCGTCGACTATCGGCTCGCTCCCGAACACCCGTTTCCGGCGGCCGTAAAGGACAGCTACGCGGCGCTAGAGTGGGCAGAACGCTACGCCAGTGATCTCGGTGGGGATCCCGAGCGGCTCGCGGTCGGCGGCGATAGCGCTGGGGGGAATCTGACGGCCAGCCTCACGCTATTGGCAAACGATCGGGATGGACCGGAGATCGATCGACAGCTCCTCATCTACCCCGCTGTCGGGACGACCCCCGTCGGCTCGCGTCCGGCGAGCTACGAGGAAAATGCCGAAGGGTATTTCCTCGAAGCCGACGAGATGGAGTGGTTCCAGCGGAGCTACGTGCAAGATTCCATTCACGCCCGCAACGAGTACGCGGCCCCGCTGTTGGCGCGGGATCTGTCTGGCCTGCCGCCAGCGTCAGTCATCACCGCCGGATTCGATCCCCTGCGCGACGAAGGGATCGAGTACGCTCGACGACTGGCAGAGGACGGCGTCGAAGTCACCCATCGCAACTACGAAACGATGATACACGGGTTTCTCAGCATGACTGGCGTCGTTTCCAAAGCCGACGACTGTCTCGACGAACTAGCCGACGATCTCGCAGACACGTTCGAACAGTAA